The DNA sequence tatgaaatattctTATCTTCAAGTAAGTACACATATTCCTGGAAAGTAACTGcagtttattaaaaactacATTTCAGAGCGCTTCTATCCTAAGCACGACTCTACCTCACGTACCGATTGGATAGCTCTTGATCGTCAGTTTTTGTCAACCTAGAGTAACTCCCAAGGTGTGCGCACTGCGCACACAATAACATACCATTCAGCTTATTTGCACTGGAAACTACTTAGTAATGTTCAAATAGTAAtctcatataataataaacttttgtagaaggtttatttattaactgcAAAACCGCTTTATTTCCTAGTATAACCTTTAGTTTCTCGGAACCTTTTCTTATTACTTCAGTTattaattgataaaaaatagttaacaatacaaataaataagaaaagcCACATCGGCAGAGTtataactaaaatatatttttctttaaacCATAAAAAGAAAGGAACTTTGTAAGTATTGAAAgtcatgttattattataaaataagtagatTATAAACTTTTCAGTAAGTAACAGTAATTATTGTTTCTGAGTATTTTCTCCCGCCATTAATTAAAAACCTTTTAACGGAGAGGCATTATCGGATGGCAGTGATAAAGCAAACGCCGAGTATTAAAAGCTTATCGACGAAATTAGATTGTATAAATAATCacctacatttataaatacctacatttgaagtacctaagtattttctttaaaagtctaatattattatccatTACCAAACTGTAAGTTTCTGTCCTAAGCCGAAAGAAAgtgatgtaaaaaaatagttgaaaattgtttattaaagGTATTAGAGCCATCATTTTAGGTTGAGTTATTATGAGGAAGGATTAAAAggtaaacttaaaaaatatataagtagatatttaaataaaattgttatattTCATTTGATATTGCAGTTTTCTCACTTTCAAAAAAAGCTACAGATGAAAGATTCGATGAAATATTACATTTCTGGTTAGACTACAAAATATAACAGACATAAGTGCACTTAGAAATTAGGATTCAACAAATTACCCCTCTGCTGCAAGGGAACATAAGGCCGTGTTTATATACTATAAAATTACTCCCTAACAACTCACCAGCTATAATTTCTTAACACCGAAAGAAggcatttttattttggctCCATTTTGCCGGTAGAATTTCGTCTTTTCCTATTCGTATTCCGCGCTCCTTGCGCGAGTTTCACGCCACAAATTGTAGGGACGAGAGCCAACATTTACTAACAACCCGTGCTAATATTCGCTGAATTCGCAGCTGCTGACCGTACTAAATCCTTGCACTCCTTACGAAATACAACACACGTACGCGTGGAGACATGTTGTAAACAACCTTACACACTTCACCTACCCGGTCCTAAACAAATTTGACCACAGAGCTTTCTTGAATGGGTCGAAGAGATAGCCATTTCGACCTTTTCCCTTTCCTGCAATTTATAAATCTATACACGTCGGTTGAGTAGGTTTTGACTTTACTACAAGACAGATGTTTCGTTTTTACCGATTTCAGCTATGATCTCTTAATTTTATATCTCATAATTACCTAACACTCCAAGGGCAAATTCACTAAAGATAAAGACTCTGCCCTCTATtagtaacaataataatacaataacaataataatacttacaacaCTTTCACCCGTAAATCTTAATATCAGGTCTCGcattttctattattttacaCGTGGCACAAATACGAACCACCAATGTATCCTTACAAAACCCATAATCAATTAATCATCACACTTTTGCTCATCACTCACCGAACATCCCATAGCAGCTTTTGAAGAAGTCCGGCGCGATGGCGCTGGCGAGCCCCAGCAGCCCCTGCGGCACCTCCGTGGACAGGAACAGCCCGAGCACGGCCAGCAGCATGCGCGTGGTGCGGTCCGTGCGAGACGCCCGCCGCGCGCACGCCTCCTCTTGCAGGCATTGCTTCTCCGCCTGGAAGGTGGGTTGTTATTGTAGGTCAAATACACTTGCGAGATGAGAAACAGTATCGGTTACAAAATGACGATACCACATgacctaatttttttttcaacattgGTGTGGTGGCCTATGTTATATTACTAACTTTTAATTTCTACCAAACACTgcaacctatattttttcttactttcatttattttttagtttaaataaatatttattcattttcattttcaatttagaatatgatcaaaaaatttacgtttttaataAGCAATTAGGAAATATGTTGCGCTGTTAAAGTACTTGAATATTGCAGACGACGCCATTGAGCTAGTTTTTTCCGTATAGGAGTAATTTCGTGCTATCATCACGGGAACTAtttaattgctcgtgagtgtatttgtatggtaaacattaggtaggtacctaccgatCTACCTTTTATTCAGAAATATACCTTTCATTAAAACGTTGGAAGGCAAAGCAGAGAATACAGGCAACAGCTAGtcataaacatatttatgaaCACGAGGGCAATAGCCTCTTTTCACATAAAAATGAatgtagttttattattttttctttacaataaaatcattttcttAACAATACACCCACGACGCACGTGGAAAAGCCCTACGTAGGTACATTCTATTGTTCGCATTTACCTGATAGACAATTTGACAAATTGACACCTTGTTGTCGGCTATAGGAGGTAAATAAACGGACGGGAGTGTATTAAACATTAAACACCCACGGTCAAATGTATAATGCACGAAGTTTTTTTACGTGAATTGTGTTATAAAAAACgaataattttttaataagtacaatTGCTCTAGACACAATATTAtggtaagaagaagaaaagaCAATTACAAAATCATTATTCTAGAATATTCTTAATGTAACAGCTGTCTCAGAAACCAGATTGGTCCTAAAGCTACTATCACTAGAACATTGATGTTCCAGTGATGTATTACAGAAACGGAACTAACTCAATTATCGGCTTTGAAACTCCACTTAGTCTACCCCTGCTCCCTGACCACTTGCTAGTCGGtaatttacatattataatatacaaacTTACCTATATCATGTCGGTATATTCAAAACCGCTAATTAACACACACTTCATCACAAGTCAGCGTGTTAATTTGAAATGTgaattaatttgatttttaacgtagtttaaaaaaaatatagttaatatTAGGTCTGACCTAAGTAGATCTATACCTTTCTAATATCTGTTCTGTTAAGTGCTGTGTTTGTTACCTTTACcttgtgttttatttaacttGCAATACCTACTctacttttttaatttctaaatattaataaatccAGACCAATATTTGCCAAATCAATCCAGCCATGCTAGAGTTTAAGCGAGACTAACGAACggcaatttttatttattatgtaaacataaaaaaaattggtaaaaTTACCTAACTCCTACAATCTAAGATGGATAAATTTTCCATCACACTGAGATCTCCCACGCGTGAATTGTTAATATTAAAGGGTATgccataattataattaaatttgatgAAACAGGTGATATAATTTTGTGAAGTAGGCAAAGTGATATTAATTTAGACGAAAcaaggtttttatttaaatataataatgtcgcattcatggaagtagaaaaaaagatgAAGAtcttttttctacttccatggtcGCATTGGTATTATAAAGTAAAGGTGTTTGtgtttgtaggtaggtacgtaaatattaaatgtatgatattttacaaaaatagtgAGAGTACCTAATATGATAATTACAGGCATTCTTTCCCCTATCCTGCATCAAAAAAGATAAAATCTATACAGataatttatttctataaGTCGGATCACCTCCATAATCTCAAACAGAAATTACTGAAATTTCAACATCTATCAATGAATGTCCAGCCTAGGATggattacttacttattttcagAACCTTACAtagtgtaaataatttaaccgGTGACCGTATTATCAAGATGAGTTAAACTTATAATTGGTTTGCAGGTACATACCgtacgtaagtaggtacaaaagcagcttaattattatcatgAGATGATTTGAAGATAAGTGGCAGCAGTTTATATTATACCAATGTACCtgcatacataatatacctctATATGACACAACATATCGTCTATCTTTTTATCCTTTTCCTCATTGAAGGAGGGGGCTTTGTGAGATTCAATCTTCCGTCACGCTCTAATTCACTCCACACTGTGCCATATTCCCATATAAACGCAATGCAGGCCGTTTTCATCTTCATGTCTGTCATTTTAAGTGGTATTTCAGTTTTAATATAGAGAAATACCTATACGTAGTAattaagttaagtacttacctatatttacttaaaacaaACTCATAACAAAAACCcatttattagtaaaatacattaagtaatttatgtaagtacatacaaatTCGATCAAGTTTTTATGCTCATCGTACTGACAATAGTTCTTCAGTACCTAAACCAGATACGGCCAAATTCAAAAACAGAATTACTAGAAATAGGGTTTGCAATGATCTGATATTTTTCCAATTTCCTTAGGTAGATAGCATATCATATTAAAATCATAATCAAGAACAGAAATCTTATCGGCCGGCGGCCTTTTCACTGTCTAAGCTTCCGTCGAAGTACTGTTTCATTTCTCGTCAGGAAAAACCTACTTTAAGAAGTAagaattaaagaaaacattcgGTGTATTTTTGAAGAAAATGTCTTAGCAgacgaaaatattttatccttCCATTTGTTTAGTCTCCCGAAATGTTACGTGAGCTGTGCCTCCTTTGTAACACAGTAGGAAATGGAAGTTTAATGGATGAAATGCCCCGGAATTTTCTTCTTGAAAAGAATTCCTATTTGACTAGATGATTGCGCCAGGCGCCGcttgtcagtatagagtgcACAAAGGAGCCTCTTGGAGTGACGTATCAAGTGTTCcttttaaatatgtacctacttttggCGGGACTTGGGCAATCGGGATTAATTGTGTTCTGTAATCAGCAGGAAGCGACTGACGCTTTTATCTGCCCCTACGTATTCTGTAACTCCGAGTGGGACTGATGTAAACCAAGGGATACAAAACATCGCGATTTTTTTTCATCGCGATTTGTTGTGTTTTTGGTTGATTTGTCGGTTTCTATCGACCAAAAAGTTACATATTATAGGTGCTGACTGACCACTCGCCATGGTGATAAACCAAAACTAGCTATTGTATTTGTCACAGACACGAAAGAATAAAGCAAAGTTAAAAGTAAAAAGCACAAAGCAATACTTGCATCTGATTCATATTGAAATTTTTCATACCTCGGTATACATTTTTAACGAGACCAATTTGTGAAGCACATCATGAACTTTGCGCTTTTGCAGATATTTATACCTACCCACATTATTTTgactatttaaataagttaggaGTACCTATTTTAGCTGATAATTTTACAGAAACTTTAAAAtccgaaaaaaaaatacacggaGACTAGGGTGCACCAGTTAGCTTCTATTCAGTATACAAAAGCACCGAGCaaggtttttataattttttgtagttttaGCAAAGCAAACGTTTGCTTGTTTGGGCGTTAAATATGAATGAAAGGATCTTTTGTGAATATGACTTTAGGACTGCAAAAACATTGAAAAATCCCATTTAAAATTTATCCAAGCTCATGATAAATATTAAgttattttctatttatagATTGTTTGGTAGAGGTTAGCGAGTTACTCACCTCGTTGGGCCCAACCATTGATCTTTTCAGAAGTTTCTGCCGCCGCCTCTCCGTCGTCGTCAACTTTGATATTAAACAAGTACTTAAAATAGATAAAGCGATACTTGGAACTAGTTTCAATATGACACTGTAAATCCACATTATTGCTGTCACTAATTCAACATTCTTGGACATTTCAAGAACGTAGACGGTCCGATTGTGCGGCAGAGATAAGTCCTCCGCGAATTCCGAACTGTTCTGATGTGTCACTTCACTGGGCACGATGTTCATCGCGAAGTAGATCGGGAGACACAGGATGGGACAGATCACGTACGCGCTCACTATCGCGAGCGTCGTGTTCTTCTTGCTGCACCACGTCCGGTTCCGCTGCGGGAAGGCGATGGCGATGTAGCGCCACACGGCCAGCGTCACCGCCAGCCAGATGGAGATCGTGTGGAACGTCTGACTGAAGATGGAGTGGAAGTACACGAACACGGTCCAGCTGTAGGTGTTGCGGTTGACCTGCGGCCCGATCTTGATGTTCATGTGCAGCGCGTAGGGGATGTACTCGAGCATGACGAGCAGGTCGGCCACGGCCAGGCCCGTGAGGATGGAGTTGGTGGTGCTGGTCATCTCGCGGCGCGACAGCACGGCGATGTTGATGGAGTTGGTGACGGAGCCGACCACGCAGATGGCCACGGCGATGTAGCCGTGCAGCCGGCTGTAGCCGCGGTAGAAGTCGCTGGCGCCGGGCACGCAGTAGGCGCCCGCGTCGCCCGCCATGACGTCACGCGCCGCGCCACCCGACCAGCAGCGCCACTGCCTCCATCACGACAActgaaacaatatttaaattcttCAGTTTACGTTAACGAATGCGCTGTAATGTTGTTTTTGTCAGCGAGTGTGAAACCGTTTTGATCGTCTCGTGTGAGTGTACTCTACATGCTATAATAGCCGCAAGGTCAACGAGTGGGGACTAAACAtcgtgttttttgtttctcTTAAGATTTAATGAATGACGTTTTAATTAATTCTGCGCTCGCCTAGATCGTGATTAGTATTAAATAACAGGTTTGgcatgttaaaaataaagtaataaatgcttacaaaatattacctttgCATTAAAATAGTAACAAACAATATTTCCTCTAATAATGAGTAGATATACTTTCTGAAGCCTTTCAACTGTTTCGTATCGTAATAGTAGAAGCAGTTAGATAAAAATTGATATCTACAACACGTACCTATATCCGATGCAATAAACATTTACACGTACAGAATTTCATATTGGATCGAGGATgctttatgttatttatgtatattgtgTACGTGGCGAGGATGGCACATTAGTAaacaaaattcataataatatatgatgGACGATCGCCTCTTTTGTCAAGCGTAACAAAGCTATTTGTGTTTGCCTCCGCTAAATACGTTTccacaaaacaaattatttatgcATCGCAAAAACTGGAAAACGCGATCATACCGTCCCTGAATTTTAATAGCAAAAATTTGCATTCTGTAAAGCGATCTGGGCTAATGTCACGTCAAGTGtatttaaaagtacctaattcgcaggtaaataaataattaagtatgttagGTTTTAAAAGAGCAAATAGAGATGGATCTGCTTTACTCTGTTCAATTGTATAcctaataaagataaaaatatgagACAGTAGAAGGGGGCAGCCTGTTGAAGCTTGATGATGGGGGCATCCCCCTCGCCAGCTTCGAGCACCATTGACCAACATTCATGGCCAATTACACCGCAGACTGCGACTCACGTATACATATAGAGCACACCGGTCCTCGCAATATACAGATTTTGTAAGCATTAAAGGTTGACTATATTCGTTACTAAGTTAACTTTCTTCTTAGTTCTAAGTAGTAAATTGGCAAATACACTTACGAGCTAAGTTTTTCTGAAACTCTTTCTACAATCTGTACAACTAATAGCGCTGCTACTGATACATTTAACTATAGCGAAGACCACACACGGGCCAGGGACTGCTGGTGTAATAAACTCAAGAGACAACATCTTAACGGCATGTGTCGTTAAATGTTGTCACTTGAGCTGAGCCACGCCCATTCGCTAGAACAAATCGCAATagataatgtttttgtttatatgtATTCAATTAATTCATATGCCTACTTACtatactatttttatttgcttCTGCCACACCTTTGTAAAATCTAGTTCAAGTTCATTAGTAATTAGACAGCTTCTATCAGAATTATATCGATGGCGAGTTTGGCATATATCAGGTAAATTAGAAAATAAGCCCTCAGGCCCCAGGTATACTGTGTTTTCAACAAACAAGGCCAAATGTAGTAAGCAGTTGGAGCGCAGTTCCAATTTTCAATGCGAAATTGGAATTTCCAAAATGAACCGTAAAGTTCGTTTTTGTTCATGCTGGTACTGTTAGCTCTTGCC is a window from the Plutella xylostella chromosome 10, ilPluXylo3.1, whole genome shotgun sequence genome containing:
- the LOC105392504 gene encoding G-protein coupled receptor dmsr-1; protein product: MAGDAGAYCVPGASDFYRGYSRLHGYIAVAICVVGSVTNSINIAVLSRREMTSTTNSILTGLAVADLLVMLEYIPYALHMNIKIGPQVNRNTYSWTVFVYFHSIFSQTFHTISIWLAVTLAVWRYIAIAFPQRNRTWCSKKNTTLAIVSAYVICPILCLPIYFAMNIVPSEVTHQNSSEFAEDLSLPHNRTVYVLEMSKNVELVTAIMWIYSVILKLVPSIALSILSTCLISKLTTTERRRQKLLKRSMVGPNEAEKQCLQEEACARRASRTDRTTRMLLAVLGLFLSTEVPQGLLGLASAIAPDFFKSCYGMFGDLMDVLALFTSSVNFVLYCSMSRQFRCTFARLARRLLTGPEPAKCAAKLEPTTQVTGPL